The following coding sequences are from one Humulus lupulus chromosome X, drHumLupu1.1, whole genome shotgun sequence window:
- the LOC133805961 gene encoding uncharacterized protein LOC133805961: MAENMDVFPTESTEDCPIVGEDEVDVQTQHAVEAWKHVEFLCRNYIPNGLSDLMYNVYSVKKTTKELWDSLDHKYKAKDDAAKKFLVGQFFNFKMGDSKDVISQVQDLHLIIHGIHAKGMVLSASFQVAAIIEKLPPTWLDFKNYLKHKRKEMSVEDIIHRVCIEEDNNGAEKRTSNPNAAKANMVEHDKGSKGKKLIPKLGSKLGPKGGVSKKSKFQGKCFNCNKTGHKSSEENVIEAMSQKVADLDLCAVVSEINLVDANLKEWWLDTGATCHFCANKSAFSPFSTQVKSEK; encoded by the exons ATGGCTGAAAACATGGATGTTTTTCCTACTGAAAGCACTG AGGATTGTCCCATTGTTGGAGAGGACGAAGTAGATGTGCAAACTCAACATGCAGTTGAGGCATGGAAGCACGTTGAATTCCTGTGTAGGAATTATATTCCAAATGGCTTGTCTGACTTGATGTATAATGTGTACAGTGTGAAGAAAACAACTAAAGAATTGTGGGACTCCTTGGACCACAAGTACAAAGCTAAAGATGATGCAGCCAAGAAATTCTTGGTTGGCCAATTCTTTAACTTCAAGATGGGGGATTCCAAAGATGTGATAAGCCAAGTGCAAGATCTTCATTTGATTATCCATGGAATACATGCTAAAGGGATGGTATTGAGTGCGTCTTTCCAAGTAGCTGCCATTATAGAGAAGCTACCCCCTACATGGCTAGACTTCAAAAATTATCTGAAGCACAAGCGGAAGGAAATGAGTGTTGAAGATATCATTCACAGAGTTTGCATTGAAGAGGATAACAATGGTGCTGAGAAGCGAACCTCAAATCCCAATGCTGCCAAGGCTAATATGGTGGAGCATGACAAAGGCTCCAAGGGGAAGAAGCTTATTCCCAAGCTAGGGTCCAAACTAGGACCAAAAGGTGGAGTTTCAAAGAAGTCGAAATTCCAAGGGAAGTGCTTTAACTGCAACAAGACGGGACATAAATCGTCAGAGGAAAATGTTATTGAAGCCATGTCCCAAAAGGTCGCTGACCTAGACCTATGTGCTGTGGTCTCTGAAATAAACCTGGTGGATGCTAATCTAAAGGAATGGTGGCTCGATACTGGAGCTACTTGTCATTTCTGTGCGAATAAGTCTGCCTTCTCTCCATTTTCCACCCAAGTAAAGTCAGAGAAGTAA